In Methanosarcina barkeri MS, a single window of DNA contains:
- a CDS encoding DUF356 domain-containing protein, with protein sequence MKSFALVRADDSDKVKIALHDLERYGHIQFSATPKCIEPNYADELLVSVMGVSLKSKCNSAALVELNNHAGAAISRLKKIHPPAHIIIISPRHKMFEELAGNFPKYPEFDRTFNHQKAPQSMEIIQEKAEPNKE encoded by the coding sequence ATGAAATCATTCGCGCTAGTCCGAGCAGACGACTCGGATAAAGTAAAAATAGCCTTACATGATCTAGAAAGATACGGACATATTCAATTTTCAGCTACTCCAAAATGCATAGAACCAAACTATGCTGATGAACTTCTTGTTAGTGTAATGGGCGTATCCCTCAAGTCAAAATGCAACTCTGCAGCACTGGTGGAGTTGAATAATCATGCAGGGGCGGCAATTAGTAGACTGAAGAAAATTCATCCTCCTGCTCATATAATCATCATCAGTCCAAGACACAAAATGTTTGAAGAGCTGGCTGGTAATTTTCCGAAGTATCCGGAATTCGATAGAACATTTAACCATCAGAAGGCTCCACAGAGTATGGAGATAATTCAAGAGAAAGCAGAACCTAATAAAGAATAA
- a CDS encoding toprim domain-containing protein translates to MSDLEIYRKRLERIEELLSELSEYSGRGAIIIVEGKRDVLSLKRLGIEGNFELATHQSLFNFSEKISRLGSEVVILTDWDRRGDILAIKLSEYFQSFGLKPELEIRNKLRLISQKEIKDVESLYTYVSKLRLKTGSCSK, encoded by the coding sequence GTGTCTGATCTTGAAATTTACAGAAAAAGGCTTGAAAGAATTGAAGAGTTGCTCTCGGAACTCTCTGAATATTCTGGAAGGGGAGCAATTATTATTGTTGAAGGAAAAAGAGACGTTCTTTCACTGAAAAGACTTGGAATTGAAGGCAATTTTGAACTTGCAACCCATCAATCTCTTTTTAATTTCTCTGAGAAAATTTCTCGGCTTGGTAGTGAAGTAGTTATACTAACTGATTGGGACAGACGAGGTGACATCCTGGCTATAAAACTTTCAGAATACTTTCAGAGTTTCGGTTTGAAACCCGAACTTGAGATCCGAAACAAACTCCGACTCATCTCTCAGAAGGAAATTAAAGATGTAGAAAGCCTGTACACTTATGTTTCCAAGCTGAGATTGAAAACTGGCTCCTGTTCAAAGTAG
- a CDS encoding DUF167 domain-containing protein, giving the protein MSFEEAITDLGSGVIVDIEVTPGSRSISVPSGYNEWRKRIEVKLTKNAQKGKANEQLIECLAELFAINSSNISINSGATSSKKSLLLKGVSYQQAVSVFGAHLINNPKI; this is encoded by the coding sequence ATGTCCTTCGAAGAGGCAATAACAGATCTGGGTTCCGGTGTAATTGTTGATATAGAGGTTACTCCAGGCTCCAGGTCGATTTCGGTTCCAAGTGGTTATAATGAGTGGCGCAAGCGAATTGAAGTAAAACTAACCAAAAATGCCCAGAAGGGAAAGGCAAACGAGCAACTGATAGAATGCCTTGCTGAACTCTTCGCAATTAACAGTTCTAATATTAGTATAAACAGTGGGGCAACAAGCAGTAAGAAGTCTTTATTGTTAAAAGGAGTTTCATATCAACAGGCAGTTTCAGTTTTTGGAGCGCATTTAATAAATAACCCCAAAATTTAA
- a CDS encoding amidohydrolase family protein yields the protein MYGTERIIPGTIIAGPELEPIEGYICVKRGIITEIGEEHTLSKNIIAPCFVNAHTHLGDSVFKDPPLGKVSGFRTQRDLDALVKPPDGLKHRILRDTPYTTLIEGMRRSLLDMIETGTCAFADFREGGVVGVAALNKALEGLKLHSMILGRPTEPEQPLQVVLAEVRRILLHSTGLGMSGANDLDLELLENIATCTRQRRKFFAIHAGEKDTSDIEKALSLEPDLLIHMTNATKKDLENVADAKIPVVVCPRSNLITGAGIAPVAEMLEAGIKVAAGTDNVMLNSVNMFAEMEFMSKIYSIDDRQVFKICTLNGSFVMGSDSTGSIQKGNKANLMILNGNSNNLAGIKNPISGITRRARPDDILSVLHS from the coding sequence ATGTACGGCACTGAACGGATAATTCCCGGGACAATTATTGCAGGCCCTGAACTGGAACCTATTGAGGGGTATATCTGCGTAAAGAGAGGAATAATTACGGAGATTGGGGAAGAGCATACACTCTCTAAGAACATAATTGCTCCCTGTTTTGTCAATGCACATACTCATCTTGGAGACTCGGTATTCAAAGACCCTCCTCTGGGAAAAGTTTCTGGATTTAGGACTCAAAGAGACCTGGATGCTCTTGTAAAACCTCCTGACGGGTTAAAACACAGGATATTAAGAGACACGCCATACACAACCCTGATAGAGGGTATGAGAAGGTCCTTGCTGGACATGATAGAAACCGGAACCTGTGCTTTTGCGGATTTCAGAGAAGGAGGTGTTGTAGGGGTTGCAGCCCTGAATAAAGCTCTCGAAGGACTTAAACTCCATTCCATGATACTGGGCAGACCTACAGAACCTGAACAGCCACTTCAGGTTGTACTGGCAGAAGTAAGAAGAATTCTTTTACATTCTACCGGACTTGGAATGAGTGGGGCAAATGACCTTGATCTCGAACTATTGGAGAATATTGCTACCTGCACACGGCAGCGTAGAAAATTCTTTGCGATCCATGCCGGAGAAAAAGATACGAGCGACATAGAAAAAGCACTGTCACTTGAGCCAGATCTTCTGATTCATATGACAAATGCCACAAAAAAAGATCTTGAAAACGTGGCTGATGCGAAGATTCCGGTTGTTGTCTGTCCGAGGTCTAACCTAATAACAGGAGCAGGAATTGCACCTGTTGCCGAGATGCTGGAAGCGGGGATAAAAGTAGCTGCAGGAACGGATAATGTAATGTTAAATTCTGTAAATATGTTTGCTGAAATGGAATTTATGTCTAAAATTTATTCCATTGATGACAGGCAAGTATTTAAAATTTGCACACTTAATGGTTCCTTTGTAATGGGATCTGATTCTACGGGTTCGATACAAAAGGGGAATAAAGCTAATCTCATGATCCTGAATGGAAATTCCAATAATCTTGCAGGGATAAAGAACCCCATAAGTGGAATCACAAGGCGGGCAAGACCCGATGACATACTATCAGTACTTCATTCGTAA
- a CDS encoding universal stress protein: protein MMSEFYRNIVIATDGSENSLKAISYGIEIAKLSGATVHALYVIDITSFSSIPMDAGWEAIYDTLRGEGEKAISMVQERGKVSGVEVREVLLEGHPSNEIINFAENNNADLIVVGTLGKTGLDRFLMGSVAEKVVRGSKVPVLVVRSEKQD, encoded by the coding sequence ATGATGAGCGAATTTTACCGGAATATAGTGATTGCAACAGACGGATCCGAGAACAGCCTTAAGGCTATTTCTTACGGTATTGAGATTGCAAAACTCAGCGGGGCCACGGTTCACGCTCTCTACGTAATAGATATAACTTCTTTTTCTTCGATACCTATGGATGCAGGATGGGAAGCAATATATGATACCCTGAGAGGAGAAGGGGAGAAAGCGATATCCATGGTACAGGAACGCGGAAAAGTCTCAGGAGTTGAGGTAAGAGAAGTTCTGTTGGAAGGTCACCCAAGTAATGAAATTATAAATTTTGCAGAAAACAATAACGCTGACCTGATAGTTGTTGGCACCCTCGGAAAAACCGGACTAGACAGGTTTCTGATGGGAAGTGTTGCAGAGAAAGTAGTAAGAGGCTCAAAAGTCCCGGTCCTGGTTGTCCGGAGTGAAAAACAAGATTAA
- a CDS encoding CBS domain-containing protein, giving the protein MPKNIFIEDIMVRDVASATLPGSRDEVLKILKNKHISGVPVLKDSKVVGVVTRTNLLQNPEEEQLALLMTRDPITISSGSDLQTAARLLLEHHIRRLPVVDDGKLVGLITVADIIGTIADMNIDIPIKDYVEKKVVAIYSETPLPVAARIMELAGVKAVPVLDSNLELIGIISDRDVIAASVIEDSVEMSDMSAGQDDDAWTWESMRDTMSIYYSVSRIKVPNLIGSDIMIREPITATYITSVSDCARKMKRNRIDQVPIINSNRKLQGLLRDHDLLKPLIEIE; this is encoded by the coding sequence ATGCCAAAAAACATCTTCATTGAAGATATCATGGTAAGGGATGTAGCAAGTGCAACCCTTCCAGGTTCAAGGGATGAGGTTCTTAAAATTCTTAAGAACAAGCACATTTCAGGAGTTCCAGTACTTAAAGACTCCAAAGTTGTGGGAGTTGTAACAAGAACAAACCTTTTACAAAACCCTGAAGAAGAACAACTGGCTCTTCTTATGACACGTGATCCGATAACCATATCCTCCGGATCGGATCTGCAGACTGCAGCACGCTTACTTTTGGAGCACCACATAAGAAGGCTTCCGGTGGTCGATGACGGGAAACTTGTAGGGCTTATTACTGTGGCAGATATTATAGGCACAATTGCAGACATGAACATCGATATTCCGATAAAGGACTACGTGGAAAAGAAAGTCGTTGCGATCTACAGTGAAACCCCTCTGCCCGTTGCTGCCAGAATTATGGAACTCGCAGGTGTTAAGGCTGTCCCGGTACTTGATTCAAACCTGGAGCTCATAGGAATAATCTCAGATCGTGATGTTATTGCTGCCAGCGTAATTGAAGACAGTGTAGAGATGTCAGATATGTCTGCAGGCCAGGACGATGACGCCTGGACCTGGGAATCGATGCGAGACACCATGAGTATTTACTACAGTGTCTCAAGGATTAAGGTTCCCAACCTGATAGGAAGCGATATAATGATAAGGGAACCAATCACAGCTACATATATTACATCTGTCAGCGACTGTGCACGTAAAATGAAACGAAACAGGATTGATCAGGTTCCGATTATCAATTCAAACCGGAAACTTCAGGGACTTTTGAGAGACCACGACCTCCTGAAGCCTCTAATAGAAATAGAATAA
- a CDS encoding 2,5-diamino-6-(ribosylamino)-4(3H)-pyrimidinone 5'-phosphate reductase: protein MDKPFVFINSAMSADGKLSTKERKQVRISGKLDFERVDELRAQADAVMVGIGTVLSDDPSLTVKSPERKAARKAAGKNENPVRIIVDSSARTPLDADIFKKGDGLRIIAVSTSAPAEKIEKLEEKALVIKTGTFKVDLTELAAKLKEMGINTLMVEGGATLNWGMLSAGLVDEVYTFVGNLIIGGKTAPTFTDGEGFSEAEIPELELLSTEKIEKGILLSWKVKGKEK, encoded by the coding sequence ATGGACAAACCTTTTGTTTTTATAAATTCTGCTATGTCAGCCGACGGCAAACTTTCAACAAAGGAACGGAAACAGGTCCGAATCTCCGGGAAACTTGATTTTGAACGGGTCGACGAACTCCGAGCCCAGGCAGACGCAGTTATGGTAGGTATAGGAACTGTCCTTTCGGACGATCCAAGCTTAACCGTAAAGTCTCCAGAGAGAAAGGCAGCCCGGAAAGCCGCAGGAAAAAACGAAAATCCAGTAAGGATCATTGTGGACAGTTCAGCAAGGACTCCGCTTGATGCTGATATTTTCAAAAAAGGAGACGGGCTCAGGATAATTGCCGTTTCAACTTCTGCACCTGCCGAAAAGATAGAAAAACTGGAAGAAAAAGCTCTCGTCATTAAAACAGGAACCTTTAAAGTTGACCTTACCGAGCTTGCAGCAAAATTAAAAGAAATGGGAATAAACACCCTCATGGTTGAGGGAGGAGCGACCCTAAACTGGGGTATGCTCTCTGCTGGCCTTGTTGATGAAGTCTATACTTTCGTTGGAAACCTTATAATAGGAGGAAAAACAGCCCCGACTTTTACGGATGGGGAAGGATTTTCAGAAGCCGAAATCCCTGAGTTAGAATTGCTTTCAACCGAAAAAATAGAAAAGGGGATACTTCTCAGTTGGAAAGTAAAAGGCAAGGAAAAATAA
- a CDS encoding YkgJ family cysteine cluster protein, producing MNNIETRLTEAREELAGVEEFPDPEFVGIIKELGFRCELCARCCTKEFNDHVFLLDADLAVIRQINPDSVTPAPYPEFCDQKGRFYVSGYALKTKPDGSCIFLENKRCKIYDRRPSICRVYPYMLHREADDSGKVDWRQISGLNEHGSYYSELEDSECGAIAQETRAYEEAYLRQIVGFFEAVKAHFQKNGLKHVQSVYDRKIRDFLKGKCELEVFVYYNGEFEKCNLKPGT from the coding sequence ATGAATAACATTGAAACAAGGCTTACAGAGGCAAGGGAAGAACTTGCAGGCGTAGAGGAATTTCCTGACCCTGAATTTGTAGGCATTATTAAAGAGCTGGGGTTCAGATGTGAACTCTGTGCACGCTGCTGCACAAAAGAGTTTAACGATCACGTTTTCCTGCTCGATGCAGACCTGGCTGTTATAAGGCAGATAAATCCGGATTCAGTTACTCCTGCTCCATATCCTGAGTTTTGCGACCAGAAGGGTAGGTTTTATGTCTCAGGCTACGCCTTGAAAACAAAACCTGATGGTTCCTGTATCTTCCTTGAGAATAAGCGCTGCAAAATTTATGACAGGCGTCCTTCAATCTGCAGGGTCTATCCATACATGCTTCACAGGGAAGCTGATGACTCGGGCAAAGTGGACTGGCGCCAGATAAGCGGCTTAAACGAGCATGGAAGCTATTATTCCGAACTTGAGGATTCCGAATGTGGAGCAATTGCACAGGAGACAAGGGCTTATGAAGAGGCTTACCTGAGACAGATAGTCGGGTTTTTTGAAGCTGTGAAGGCTCACTTCCAAAAAAACGGCCTGAAACACGTTCAAAGCGTATATGACCGCAAAATACGGGATTTTCTTAAAGGCAAGTGTGAACTTGAGGTCTTTGTATATTATAACGGCGAGTTTGAAAAATGTAACCTTAAGCCCGGTACTTAA
- a CDS encoding DUF5350 domain-containing protein: MGKTGSIDWVKVKGRKGRVIKVQKSQAQKAHPGPAQRFSSSGHKRRFIRRSAKALVK, from the coding sequence ATGGGCAAAACCGGCAGCATTGATTGGGTAAAAGTAAAAGGCAGAAAAGGCAGAGTAATTAAGGTCCAGAAGTCACAGGCTCAAAAAGCACACCCAGGACCTGCACAGCGCTTCAGTTCTTCAGGTCATAAGAGGCGCTTCATCAGAAGATCTGCAAAAGCTCTTGTAAAGTAA
- the crcB gene encoding fluoride efflux transporter CrcB, which produces MFSLPGMEKLFLIGAGGFIGACLRYTVSSQVPRIKSIPAGTLTVNLLGTIVLAFLTFSSEPQSMVYLVNIGILGSFTTFSTFAYETFKLLEEGQNFSFFLNIFLNVALCLAGVSIAYLTLNL; this is translated from the coding sequence ATGTTCTCCCTTCCAGGCATGGAAAAACTCTTTTTAATAGGTGCAGGTGGTTTTATTGGGGCATGCCTTAGATATACGGTTTCAAGTCAGGTCCCTAGGATTAAGAGCATCCCTGCAGGCACACTTACCGTGAACCTCTTAGGGACCATTGTACTTGCCTTTCTCACTTTTTCTTCTGAGCCCCAATCTATGGTCTATCTCGTAAATATAGGAATTTTAGGTTCCTTTACCACGTTTTCTACCTTCGCATATGAAACTTTCAAATTGCTTGAAGAAGGGCAAAATTTCTCCTTTTTCCTGAATATCTTTCTTAACGTTGCACTCTGCCTCGCAGGGGTAAGTATTGCATATCTGACCCTGAATTTGTGA
- the crcB gene encoding fluoride efflux transporter CrcB has protein sequence MSSTHKDLNKIFLIGAGGFLGAICRFSLCELMESHFGVLSVNVLGSFMLGLIMYDTEYIGFIGPKGKLAFGTGFMGAFTTFSTFAVQSFTMPFFPALENISVNLFLALVGVFMGRSTIKALSGREV, from the coding sequence ATGTCTTCCACGCATAAAGACCTGAATAAGATTTTTCTCATAGGAGCTGGCGGGTTCCTTGGAGCAATATGCCGATTTTCACTCTGTGAGCTCATGGAATCGCATTTTGGTGTCCTTTCGGTAAACGTACTAGGAAGTTTTATGCTCGGCCTGATAATGTACGACACTGAGTATATTGGATTTATAGGTCCAAAAGGAAAGCTTGCTTTTGGGACCGGATTTATGGGAGCATTCACAACATTTTCGACGTTTGCAGTCCAGTCTTTTACCATGCCCTTTTTCCCTGCTCTGGAAAATATCAGTGTTAACCTGTTTCTTGCCCTGGTTGGCGTGTTCATGGGCAGGAGTACAATAAAAGCCCTTTCAGGTAGGGAGGTATAA
- a CDS encoding molybdopterin molybdotransferase MoeA, whose product MGKIFKERTSIDEALRLFLERISTTKKTEEISLETCTDRVLAEAVISERNVPHYRRAAMDGYAVRASDTMGASPTNPVMLQLSDQVEEGSLTWVHTGTAVPEGADAVVMVEDTIAAGNLVEVRAQVYPNRNVGQIGEDIKEKDVVFEEGHLLRPCDAAVLASLGLDRVKVFKKPVVAVIPTGDELVSRKKGMAVPPPGMVLETNGLMSALYVKKWGGIPRYLDIVPDNPDRLKMAIEANMDADMILLSGGTSVGIRDHGPEVVSALGELLVHGIGVSPGKPAALGVINNVPIVCLPGYPVAGLVALNFFVRPGIRKLAAIPEIPETILKRRLAAKVSSKIGYVSFIRVVFEGDKVRPLTGAGAGALSSVAKADGYLLVPENIEGYDEGEEVDVFLIE is encoded by the coding sequence ATGGGCAAGATATTCAAAGAACGAACCTCGATTGATGAAGCTTTGAGACTTTTTCTTGAGCGTATTTCTACTACAAAGAAAACAGAAGAAATCTCACTCGAAACCTGCACAGACAGGGTACTGGCAGAAGCCGTGATCTCTGAAAGAAATGTGCCACACTACCGACGTGCAGCTATGGACGGATACGCGGTAAGGGCTTCCGACACTATGGGAGCTTCCCCTACAAATCCGGTAATGCTGCAGCTTTCTGATCAGGTAGAGGAAGGAAGTTTAACCTGGGTCCATACTGGGACTGCAGTGCCTGAAGGAGCTGATGCTGTCGTAATGGTTGAAGATACCATCGCCGCAGGAAACCTTGTTGAGGTCAGGGCTCAGGTCTACCCGAATCGGAATGTGGGGCAGATTGGAGAGGACATAAAAGAAAAAGATGTTGTTTTTGAGGAAGGGCATCTTCTTCGTCCATGTGATGCTGCTGTGCTTGCATCGCTTGGACTTGACAGGGTAAAGGTTTTCAAAAAGCCTGTTGTTGCGGTTATTCCGACAGGGGACGAGCTCGTAAGTCGTAAAAAGGGCATGGCTGTACCTCCTCCGGGCATGGTGCTTGAGACTAATGGGCTGATGTCGGCCCTTTATGTGAAGAAATGGGGTGGAATCCCCCGATATCTCGATATAGTGCCTGATAACCCGGACAGGCTAAAAATGGCCATAGAAGCAAACATGGATGCCGATATGATTCTTCTTTCTGGCGGAACATCAGTAGGAATAAGAGATCATGGGCCTGAGGTTGTGTCAGCTCTTGGAGAACTGCTCGTGCACGGCATAGGAGTAAGTCCTGGTAAACCTGCAGCCCTTGGGGTTATAAATAATGTTCCTATCGTTTGCCTGCCCGGTTATCCGGTTGCCGGGCTTGTTGCTCTCAATTTCTTTGTCCGTCCTGGAATCAGGAAACTGGCAGCAATTCCGGAGATCCCCGAGACTATTCTTAAAAGGCGGCTGGCTGCAAAAGTCAGTTCAAAAATAGGTTACGTTAGTTTCATCCGTGTTGTATTTGAAGGAGATAAGGTGCGCCCTCTTACCGGAGCTGGAGCCGGGGCACTGAGTTCCGTTGCAAAGGCTGACGGGTATTTGCTGGTGCCAGAAAACATTGAAGGGTATGATGAAGGAGAAGAGGTGGATGTCTTCTTAATAGAATGA
- a CDS encoding ubiquitin-like small modifier protein 1: MAEVKVKLFANLREKVGTSELQLSGEKVIDVLLSLTEKYPELKNLIFEEPKGASEAPVMCGSINVLINGNNARHLDGLDTLLSDADELAVLPPVSGG; encoded by the coding sequence ATGGCTGAAGTTAAAGTCAAGTTATTTGCAAATTTGCGTGAAAAAGTAGGTACATCGGAACTGCAGCTATCGGGAGAAAAGGTTATTGATGTCCTTTTATCCCTTACTGAAAAATATCCCGAGTTGAAAAACCTTATTTTTGAGGAACCCAAAGGAGCAAGCGAAGCTCCAGTTATGTGTGGTTCAATTAATGTCCTTATAAATGGAAACAATGCCCGGCATCTCGATGGGCTTGATACTCTTCTTTCGGATGCCGATGAGCTTGCAGTCCTGCCTCCGGTATCGGGGGGCTGA
- a CDS encoding flippase activity-associated protein Agl23, with product MQQGQDYNTENSPEISEKKYRILGFLIILFALLIRLFDLGDRVFHHDESVHASFTLKLLETEQYRYDPAYHGPFLFHSTAVVFHSLGINDTTARLIPVFFGVAATLLLFLLKKELGERGVLWSAFLLSFSPSMVYFSRFFRNDPIIVFCTLATVIGGIRYLENLHSPKRYPYLILAATSLAIAVSSKENAYLIIFMFGAYAGIYSLYRFYSYWKKEKLSLKRTLVLKISSIFPFVPEVLISGTLFIFIVMLFYTSLFRTPETLFSIVERAFSHWMEMHRIERIGGPFYFYIPILLVYESPILIFGTAGIVHFLKKKGENTSFFMFLSYWAVTSLLLYSYLQEKVPWLVVHIVLPVGILAGAYLGDFFSGTPSRRQKNLLETENMNSGTENMNFETDKKPAFGTKRSRAHTFVVGILALTLIISLIQCISVNFYRSMEPDELMTYSQASSDIQQVMKKIEVFNQGPETLRISVVDPDNLYWPLPWYLRDYEKTAYYTKPPAKAKYDAIIVPAEYQMYKEIQEEGYASYNFTLRPGKEFTLYYNKELENSI from the coding sequence ATGCAGCAAGGTCAGGATTACAACACTGAGAACTCGCCAGAAATTTCTGAAAAAAAATACAGAATACTCGGATTTCTGATCATCCTTTTTGCTCTATTGATAAGATTGTTTGACCTGGGAGATCGAGTGTTCCATCACGATGAAAGCGTACATGCCAGTTTTACCCTTAAACTTCTTGAAACCGAACAATACAGATATGATCCGGCCTATCACGGCCCTTTTCTATTTCATTCTACTGCTGTTGTCTTTCACTCTCTGGGAATAAACGACACAACAGCACGCTTGATCCCTGTCTTCTTCGGAGTAGCGGCAACTCTTCTGCTATTTTTACTTAAGAAGGAACTTGGAGAAAGAGGTGTACTCTGGTCGGCTTTCTTGCTCTCTTTTTCTCCAAGTATGGTGTACTTTTCAAGGTTCTTCAGAAATGACCCAATCATTGTTTTCTGTACTCTTGCCACTGTTATAGGGGGAATTCGCTACCTTGAAAACCTTCACAGCCCAAAGAGATACCCTTATCTTATCCTTGCCGCTACCTCTCTTGCAATCGCCGTATCTTCAAAAGAGAATGCCTATCTTATTATTTTCATGTTCGGAGCCTATGCAGGGATTTATTCTTTGTACAGGTTTTATTCCTACTGGAAAAAAGAAAAGCTAAGCCTTAAAAGAACTCTTGTTCTTAAAATTTCATCTATTTTCCCATTCGTACCAGAAGTTCTGATTTCAGGTACTCTCTTTATTTTTATCGTAATGTTATTCTACACAAGCCTTTTCAGAACCCCGGAAACCCTCTTTTCAATTGTGGAAAGGGCTTTTTCCCACTGGATGGAGATGCACAGAATTGAACGCATAGGAGGTCCTTTTTATTTTTATATTCCTATCCTCCTTGTATACGAAAGCCCGATTCTGATTTTTGGGACTGCAGGTATTGTTCATTTCCTTAAAAAGAAAGGAGAAAATACTTCCTTTTTCATGTTTCTTTCCTACTGGGCAGTTACGAGTTTGCTGCTCTATTCCTATCTTCAGGAAAAAGTCCCCTGGCTTGTTGTGCACATTGTCCTGCCTGTTGGGATTTTAGCAGGGGCTTATCTGGGAGACTTTTTCTCCGGGACACCTAGCCGAAGACAGAAGAATTTACTTGAAACAGAAAACATGAATTCCGGAACAGAAAACATGAATTTCGAAACAGACAAAAAACCCGCTTTCGGGACAAAACGTTCCAGAGCTCATACCTTTGTTGTGGGGATTCTGGCACTTACGTTAATAATATCCCTGATTCAGTGCATATCTGTAAATTTTTACCGGAGTATGGAACCTGATGAGCTGATGACGTATTCACAGGCATCTTCAGATATCCAGCAAGTTATGAAGAAAATCGAAGTCTTCAATCAGGGGCCAGAAACTCTAAGGATATCTGTAGTGGACCCTGATAATCTTTACTGGCCGCTGCCGTGGTACTTAAGGGATTATGAAAAAACAGCATATTATACAAAACCTCCAGCTAAGGCAAAATACGATGCAATAATCGTGCCTGCAGAGTATCAAATGTATAAAGAAATCCAAGAAGAAGGATACGCCTCATATAATTTTACCCTGCGCCCGGGAAAGGAGTTTACCCTTTATTATAATAAAGAACTTGAAAATAGTATATGA
- a CDS encoding HNH endonuclease, with protein MGIHRDNLDISAEIWFELLTDSSVFKDNDIALMKALYNCKGCRETASKLALILGVSRYSVLNLQIGRLGKRIINKLPTVKFPTNKDGNIRYWLIPFWSEDAEKKGQYYWELRPELKRAIEKFLNEDKINIPRLIVPTNSEPEIQIAQEIADKDISNLYEGVKKQITVNAYERNPKARQLCLQKYGFKCCVCGFDFEEVYGEIGIGYIEVHHLTPLNEINKEYKVDPDNDLRPVCPNCHSMLHKANISIEQLRDTLRK; from the coding sequence ATGGGTATTCATAGAGATAATCTGGATATTTCTGCGGAAATATGGTTTGAACTATTAACGGACAGCAGTGTTTTCAAAGATAATGATATAGCTCTTATGAAAGCTCTCTATAACTGCAAGGGTTGCCGTGAAACAGCTTCAAAACTTGCCTTAATTCTTGGAGTTTCAAGGTACTCTGTTTTGAATCTTCAAATAGGTCGGTTAGGAAAAAGAATAATAAATAAATTACCAACTGTAAAATTTCCGACAAACAAGGATGGAAATATTCGCTACTGGCTCATTCCTTTTTGGTCTGAGGATGCTGAAAAGAAAGGTCAATATTATTGGGAACTACGTCCAGAGCTAAAAAGAGCTATCGAAAAATTCTTGAACGAAGACAAAATTAATATTCCTCGTTTAATAGTTCCTACAAACAGTGAACCTGAAATACAAATTGCCCAAGAAATAGCCGATAAAGATATTAGTAACTTGTATGAAGGAGTAAAAAAACAAATTACAGTAAATGCTTATGAAAGAAATCCAAAAGCAAGGCAGCTATGTCTCCAGAAATATGGTTTTAAATGCTGTGTATGTGGATTTGATTTTGAAGAAGTTTATGGTGAAATAGGAATTGGATATATTGAAGTTCATCACCTGACACCTTTAAATGAGATAAATAAAGAATACAAAGTAGATCCCGATAACGATTTGAGACCTGTATGTCCTAATTGTCACTCTATGTTACATAAAGCAAATATTTCAATTGAACAATTGAGAGATACATTAAGAAAGTAG